AACATCTCTGCAGGAGATGCCTTTGCCGCATACCAGATTCCAGTTATACACTCTGGCTAAAATATACTATTACATCTTAAGTTATATCAATCGGCAAAAAGTGGCAAGTAACATTGATACACTATTTTATCCGAAATCGCTTCACAGGGGCTGAACTTTGAACCGGTTCCGCCCTCAGTTTCAGCGGTATTTCCCTAAAGCAGGATCTGTTCATCTGTCTGATGAATCTGCCTCTTTCAGGGGAAATCGCTTTGCTTCGCCCGAAAAATCCTTCAAATTCCGCTGTTGCTCAGCGGGAATCGCCACGGGCTCCCAGCGGGGGCCGGAGTTCCGGTAATTTTTAAAGGGATCCTGTTCTCCCGCACGGCCACGTACCGGGAATTCCGGAATCTGATGCTGTCGGGCTGCACGCAGGCTCGGTTCGAACTCGACACCTGGCGAGGAGTTAATGTTCGCTCCCGGCTGAGGAGCCGGTTCCGACAACGGAAGCGTCGCTGCGGCCGAATCAGCTTCCGTTCCCAGGAAGGCGGCCCTCAGTGTCGCAGATGCTTCACGTTGAGAGGGTGCCGGAGGAATGAAAGGAGTGCCACCGGGACCTGGTTGTGTTCCCTGCAGATTCTGGATGGCAGCCGCGGATTCCGCTGGTTCGCTGAAATCGATCGACTGAATTTTTTCATTCACGGGTGCAGCCGCAGATTCACTCTTTACGCCAGGTACCGGCGGTGCTGGTGTCTGAGGCATTGCTTCCGGAGCAGGAGCTACCGGCTCGGGTGGTGCTTCGCCCGGGGTCAACAGTTGGGGATAAACGCCCCGCGAAATCTCACCCGTATAGAGTGGTGCTGCCGCGATGTTCCGGACACGCCCTTTCAGACGATCCCGCTCTGCAGCATCCATGTAGGCTTGCTGAGGCCAGCCCCCTTCAGCCAGGAAAATATTGTTATACGACAGCAGCGAACCCTTCTCAAACTGCACGTTCTTAACCGCGAGAGCATACTCGACCAGCGAACGATAGTAACTGCTGTCTGCTTCCGCCTGACGACGCTGTGCTTCCAGCAGCAGGTCCAGGGTCGCATTGTCCGATTCATAAGCCGCCTGCACCGCAGCCACTTCCTGTCGGGCCGCATGACGACGGTTGAAAGTGGTCTGCATCACAGAGTACGCCCGATCGACATCAGCGATGGCGTTACTCAGACTCTGTACCACGGTCCGTTCCTGTTCATGCAGGATCGCCCGGCTGCGTGCCAGTTGCAGTTCTGCGTTTCGCATGGCTGCATGCGCCTGCCGACGCCCCAGGGGCACGGAGAATTCCAGCCCCAGTTGCCATTCCTGCAGGTTTCCGTCAAACAGGGTATTCAGAGCGCCTTCGTAAGGTCCGGGATTAGAGCCTTCGGCCAGGAAGTTCTTACCAAAGCCACGCCAGCGATACCGGCCAATCAGGTCGAGTTCGGGCAGCAGGAAGTTTTCGTTGGCCTGCAGCTCCAGTTCATATTTTTTGATCGCCCAGCGTTGACGACGAATTTCGGGGCGACGGTCCAGCGATTCCACCAGAGTCTCTTCCCAGTCGAAGTCAACACGAGCCAGCGAGGGTTCATCTGCCGGACGAATCAGTCGGCCGTCATTGATCGGAATGCCCATCAGCTTACGCAGGCGTCGTTCCGCAACATACACACCGTGATTGCTCTGGAAGGTTCCGCCCTGGCTGCCGTTGTTGGTATGTGTGCCATTCAGCAGTCGACCGCTGAGTGCATTTTCCACTTCGGCCTGATAACGAAAATACTGTTCGCGGGCCTGCGCTTCTTTTTCGGCTTCGCCGCCACGACGACCATTTTCATACAACGCGTGAATCCGCCGCCAGGTTTCCAGTGCAGAATCCCGGGCCATGATTTTCGCATCGAGATCGCGATACCCGAAATACAGATCCCAGTAAGCGTTCTCAACGTCGCTCACCAGGTTACGGACGGCAATCTCAAATTCGCCGAGACTGATGTCAGTATTCATGCGGGCAATGATCACACCATTGATCACTCCCGGCGTGTTACTCGGTCCGGCCAGCTGGTTGAAATCGATTCCGCCTCCCCGCAACAGCGGATGACGGAATTCCATTTCGATATTGTTCTGGTAGGCGTGAGGGAACTGGTTACCGGGCGAGTTATTGGCATCGTAGTCGATGTAATCCCGTAAGGTGAATTCAGTACCGGTCATGGCACGCTTAGTCAGCTGCGCCTGGATTACCATTGCATCCTGTCGCAACAGACGGGTACCACCGCCGAAGAAGACGTTGTTCAACGCCTTGTCATTCTTCTCAAAAAACGTACTCGCTGACAGCGTGGCATCATAGGCGCTTAGTGCCGCAGGCACGCCATATCGGGGATCCGACTCGGTAATGGCAGGATCGTATTTCGTGGTCACTGCAGCCGGCGTATTTAATGAAACACCACCGACATCACCCAGCACTTTGGAACTCTCCAGTGCCATCCGGACTGCTTCCTGCAACGAAAGATCCCAGTAATCGGGGGTTGCAGAGCTGGCGACACTTGAAGGCGCTACTGTGCCGAGCGTGTCGCCTTCATCAATGGTATCCACATTGGGATACTCGATTTCGTGAGCCACCTGCTGGTACACTTCCTCACTGTCCACAAACTCGTCCTGGAGGGACTTGTTCATGAAACTGCTGCAGCCTGGCCCCAGTAGCGTAGGAGCTACCGCCAGCAGAAGCATCATTCGTGTCAGGAAATGGTTCATTGAATAACCCTGGTCAGTCTGGACCACGTACCAAAAAGCTTTACACTCTCTCCTCTCATCGGCTCGAAACCGGGCTGACCCAAAGCGAATTTTCGTCATATCCGAATTATTCCATATAATCGGATAACCGTAAGCCCTGCCCCATACACCCCATCTTTTGCATTCGCACCATTCACACACTCTGTGAATGTTCCTGAGTCCAGCAGCCTGCATCGATCAGCGAAGCTGCGCAATGATTTAAAGTTGTACACCAAATACTTTGGCAGCACGGTCTGCTTTTTCGTGCTCGATCCCCGCGCCGGCGAGGCAGCCGTGTTAGGATGTAGGAAACAGGGACCATTCCTGGAGCCCCCTGCCTGCTGGTATCAGCGGCAATCTGAAACCTTTGACTCGACAAACTGATGACAACAGACGAATCCTCTTCTATCGAAAATGTCTGGCAGGAGATCGAAGAGCTCGTAATGGGGCTGGCGCAAATCTCACGTACCGAGATTTCCAGTCAGAGGTTCTATTCTGAACTGGTGGAGCGAGCCATCCAGGGGCTGGGCGCGCGAGGTGCCCTACTCTGGATTCCGGATTCCCACAGGGACTTCGAACTCATTGAACAACAGGGGCTGAATCCCGAAACCGATCCGATTCTGGGCCTCAGCCAGGAGCAGGTCCATCGTCACCGGATGCTGCTCAACGAAGTCCTGCTTGAAAACGAACCTGCCAGTATCGCCGCCGGGACTGGATTATCGGCAGAGCACCAGGGTAAGAATCCGCTCTCGGAAAATCTGATTCTCTGTCCCGTCCGCATCATGCGCGATTCGGTTGCCAGTATCGGAATCCTGGAAATCATCCATTCCGCGCCCCGCTCTTACGAGGCGCAGGAAGGTTACCTGCGGTTCATCAGCGCGCTGTGTGAAATCTCAGAAGACTTCTGTCAGCATCAGCAGTTGCTCAAACTGCAGGAACTGGAAACCCTCTGGGAAGAATTCGAACGTTTCTCCGAACACGTGCATCTGCACCTGGATACACAGCAGACGGCCTACATCATTGCCAATGAAGGGCGGCTGCTCATCAACTGTGACCGGGTCTCGGTACTGCAACGGAGTGGTTCTGCCTATCGCCTGCTGGCCGCCAGTGGAGTTGAGAGTATTGAACGCCGTTCCGAATCGGTACAGCGACTGGAAACCCTTGTCAATCGTATTCAGGCTTTGAATCGACCTTACTGGAACTGGGAAGCGGATCAGAACTATCCTCCGCAGATCACCGAACCGCTGCACGCTTATCTTGACCTGGCGGCGTCCCGTTCGCTGATGATTTTCCCGTTGAAACACATCACCCAGGAATCAACAGAACCGGTTAATAACACCCGACTGCATGACCAGAGCAGCCCCGCGGAACAGACGATTGGCGCGATCGTTGTTGAGCAGTTTCACGAAGCGAACGCCAGCCAGACCTCTCTCGATCGTTCCCTGGCGGTGGCGAGGCACGGGGGAACGGCCCTCTATAATGCGCTACAGTATGAAAGCTTTCCTTTCTTTCCCGTACTTAAATTCTGGTCGCATTCGCCGGTCCGCAAACGACAATTGACCTGGCGAAAACTGGCGACCGCCGGCGTGGTACTAGCCGTGATCGCGGCCCTGCTGATCCTGATCCCTGCTGACTTCACGATTGAAGGAACCGGCACTCTACAACCCGTCGATCAACAGAACATCTTCGCGACCGCAGATGGCATCGTCGATCAGATCCTCGTTCAACAGGGAGACGAAGTCACTCAAGATCAGACACTGCTCACGCTGCGTGACTCGGAACTGGAACTCGAATCCAGCCGCGTGCGAGGCGAGATCCAGACGGTCCAGAAACGTCTCGCCGTAATTCAGGCGGCACGCCTCGAACTCAATCCGACCGACGCCGATGCCCTGCAACGGGCCAACCGTCTGACTGCGGAACAGGAAGAACTCAACGAACGACTCAAAAGTCTGACCGAACAGCGGACACTGCTGAAGAATCAACAGGATGCCCTGCTGCTCAAAAGCCCTATCGCCGGAGAGGTCCTGACCTGGGATCTGCAGGAGAAACTGCTGGCCCGCCCGGTCCAACGGGGACAGCGACTGCTCACCGTGGCCCACCTGGCCGGCCCCTGGGAACTGAAAATGCAGGTGCCTGACTCTGAAATAGGACACGTTCTGGAAGCGCAACATCAAAGCGAGACGCCCCTCAATGTCTCCTTCTTATTACTGACAGATCCGGACCAGACTTATACCGGCACTATTCAGTCCATCGCAGCCACTGCGGAACCTGACCAGGAAGGTACCCCCGCCGTGCAGATCACGGTCAAGCTGGATCGTGAAACCATCAAAGGGCTGCGGCCGGGGGCATCGGTACTTCCCCAGATCGACTGCGGTCAACGTACATTGGGCTATGTCTGGCTCAGGCGGTTATGGGAAACCGTTCAGCGGGAAGCCTTCCTGTTCTGAGTTGCGTTCCTTATTTCTGGCCCGGGTTTTCATACCAGAACAAACCGAGCCCGCGTTTCTTGTGACGTTCTTCACAGCAGAGCACATCCAGATCGCCGTCGGCGTCGAGGTCCAACAGTTCGATGCGGTCATACTTAATTCCTTGGGGACCACTGATTTCCCGTGGCTCCCAGTTGAACTGATCTCCGTCGCGAGAACCGCGGAGCCAGAACATCCCGGACTTCGGCGGCTCTGAATGTTCACAGCTGAGGACCAGGTCCAGTTGACCGTCCCTGTCCAGATCCCCCGCGGCAACTCCCTTTCCGCCTCCCGTGTTTTTGGGATAAGGAATAACGCGGTGATCCCATTTCAGGCCACTCTGATCCAGGCGACGGTACCAGTGCACTTCATCGGGAGCCCGCGAAACCAACAGAATATCCTGCAGGCCATCCTGGTCGAGGTCCGCCAGATGGGCAAACATCACTTCGCGATCCTGACCGCCGACCCAGTGATTTTTCCACGGCTTCCCTTTAGAACTGTCGGAACCTGGATTCTCGAGCCAGCGGCATCCGCGGTGCTTCCCTTTGCGATCCGTGGTTAACAGGTCCTGGTCACCATCGCCGTCCATGTCGACGGCATAGAGAGACATGATCCAGCCCGCCGGGGAAAGTGGATGCCATTGATAGGACGAGAGATCCCGCGGTTGGCCGGTACATTCAAACCAGCCAATCTCGGCTCCCGGTCCTTTACCGGCTGCGACCAGGACTTCCCCTCCGCTTGCATCCTGGCTGAGTTTCGCGGGAATGGCGAACATCCACATCATGCGATTTTTCGAGGCGGGGATCACAGCCTGCTCCCAGGAGTTCTCAAACGGTTTATCTTCAGGCGTCCAATGCACGAAGACAGACCGCGATTTCCCTTCACAACAACTGACGATCGCCCGGCTGGTGCCTTTGTGTTCGAGATCGATCCAGGCAGCGTCTTCCACCTGGGGTGTTTTACCGACGGTCAACGCAGGCCAGGTCGCTTTCACCTTATCAGGTCCCGGATTGCGGTAGAGGCGAGTGATGCCCCCCTCTTCCCAACCGGTGGTCAGGTCCAATAGACCATCGCCGTCGATATCATG
The nucleotide sequence above comes from Gimesia sp.. Encoded proteins:
- a CDS encoding VCBS repeat-containing protein — protein: MYPLIQKHANLICLLGFWILGYPLQAEEPDRGTPWQIHIIDDSSRGADGVKLHDIDGDGLLDLTTGWEEGGITRLYRNPGPDKVKATWPALTVGKTPQVEDAAWIDLEHKGTSRAIVSCCEGKSRSVFVHWTPEDKPFENSWEQAVIPASKNRMMWMFAIPAKLSQDASGGEVLVAAGKGPGAEIGWFECTGQPRDLSSYQWHPLSPAGWIMSLYAVDMDGDGDQDLLTTDRKGKHRGCRWLENPGSDSSKGKPWKNHWVGGQDREVMFAHLADLDQDGLQDILLVSRAPDEVHWYRRLDQSGLKWDHRVIPYPKNTGGGKGVAAGDLDRDGQLDLVLSCEHSEPPKSGMFWLRGSRDGDQFNWEPREISGPQGIKYDRIELLDLDADGDLDVLCCEERHKKRGLGLFWYENPGQK
- a CDS encoding TolC family protein, whose translation is MNHFLTRMMLLLAVAPTLLGPGCSSFMNKSLQDEFVDSEEVYQQVAHEIEYPNVDTIDEGDTLGTVAPSSVASSATPDYWDLSLQEAVRMALESSKVLGDVGGVSLNTPAAVTTKYDPAITESDPRYGVPAALSAYDATLSASTFFEKNDKALNNVFFGGGTRLLRQDAMVIQAQLTKRAMTGTEFTLRDYIDYDANNSPGNQFPHAYQNNIEMEFRHPLLRGGGIDFNQLAGPSNTPGVINGVIIARMNTDISLGEFEIAVRNLVSDVENAYWDLYFGYRDLDAKIMARDSALETWRRIHALYENGRRGGEAEKEAQAREQYFRYQAEVENALSGRLLNGTHTNNGSQGGTFQSNHGVYVAERRLRKLMGIPINDGRLIRPADEPSLARVDFDWEETLVESLDRRPEIRRQRWAIKKYELELQANENFLLPELDLIGRYRWRGFGKNFLAEGSNPGPYEGALNTLFDGNLQEWQLGLEFSVPLGRRQAHAAMRNAELQLARSRAILHEQERTVVQSLSNAIADVDRAYSVMQTTFNRRHAARQEVAAVQAAYESDNATLDLLLEAQRRQAEADSSYYRSLVEYALAVKNVQFEKGSLLSYNNIFLAEGGWPQQAYMDAAERDRLKGRVRNIAAAPLYTGEISRGVYPQLLTPGEAPPEPVAPAPEAMPQTPAPPVPGVKSESAAAPVNEKIQSIDFSEPAESAAAIQNLQGTQPGPGGTPFIPPAPSQREASATLRAAFLGTEADSAAATLPLSEPAPQPGANINSSPGVEFEPSLRAARQHQIPEFPVRGRAGEQDPFKNYRNSGPRWEPVAIPAEQQRNLKDFSGEAKRFPLKEADSSDR
- a CDS encoding HlyD family efflux transporter periplasmic adaptor subunit yields the protein MTTDESSSIENVWQEIEELVMGLAQISRTEISSQRFYSELVERAIQGLGARGALLWIPDSHRDFELIEQQGLNPETDPILGLSQEQVHRHRMLLNEVLLENEPASIAAGTGLSAEHQGKNPLSENLILCPVRIMRDSVASIGILEIIHSAPRSYEAQEGYLRFISALCEISEDFCQHQQLLKLQELETLWEEFERFSEHVHLHLDTQQTAYIIANEGRLLINCDRVSVLQRSGSAYRLLAASGVESIERRSESVQRLETLVNRIQALNRPYWNWEADQNYPPQITEPLHAYLDLAASRSLMIFPLKHITQESTEPVNNTRLHDQSSPAEQTIGAIVVEQFHEANASQTSLDRSLAVARHGGTALYNALQYESFPFFPVLKFWSHSPVRKRQLTWRKLATAGVVLAVIAALLILIPADFTIEGTGTLQPVDQQNIFATADGIVDQILVQQGDEVTQDQTLLTLRDSELELESSRVRGEIQTVQKRLAVIQAARLELNPTDADALQRANRLTAEQEELNERLKSLTEQRTLLKNQQDALLLKSPIAGEVLTWDLQEKLLARPVQRGQRLLTVAHLAGPWELKMQVPDSEIGHVLEAQHQSETPLNVSFLLLTDPDQTYTGTIQSIAATAEPDQEGTPAVQITVKLDRETIKGLRPGASVLPQIDCGQRTLGYVWLRRLWETVQREAFLF